One window of the Pseudomonas sp. S04 genome contains the following:
- a CDS encoding replication-associated recombination protein A — protein MDLFRSAPIAQPLAARLRAANLDEYVGQEHLLARGKPLREALEQGALHSMIFWGPPGVGKTTLARLLAEVSDAHFETVSAVLAGVKEIRQAVEVAKQQAGQYGRRTILFVDEVHRFNKSQQDAFLPYVEDGTLIFIGATTENPSFELNNALLSRARVYVLKSLDETALRKLVQRALTEERGLGKRNLSLSDEGFQMLLSAADGDGRRLLNLLENASDLAEDNSEIGTDLLQSLLGDTRRRFDKGGEAFYDQISALHKSVRGSNPDGALYWFARMIDGGCDPLYLARRVVRMASEDIGNADPRALSLCLAAWEVQERLGSPEGELAVAQAITYLACAPKSNAVYMGFKTALRAAAEHGSLEVPLHLRNAPTKLMKQLGYGDEYRYAHDEPDAYAAGEDYFPEELEPIPFYQPVPRGLELKIGEKLNHLAKLDRLSPRQRRK, from the coding sequence ATGGATCTGTTTCGAAGTGCCCCGATCGCTCAGCCACTGGCCGCTCGCTTGCGCGCGGCGAACCTGGATGAGTACGTCGGCCAGGAACACCTGCTGGCCCGCGGCAAGCCCTTGCGCGAGGCGCTGGAGCAGGGTGCCCTGCATTCGATGATCTTCTGGGGACCGCCGGGTGTGGGCAAGACCACCCTGGCGCGTTTGCTCGCGGAAGTTTCGGATGCGCACTTCGAAACGGTTTCGGCGGTGCTGGCCGGGGTCAAGGAGATCCGCCAGGCAGTGGAAGTGGCCAAGCAGCAGGCTGGGCAATACGGCCGCCGCACCATCTTGTTCGTCGACGAAGTGCATCGCTTCAACAAGTCCCAACAGGATGCGTTCCTGCCCTATGTCGAGGACGGCACGCTGATTTTCATCGGCGCGACCACGGAAAACCCTTCGTTCGAACTCAATAACGCTTTGCTGTCGCGGGCACGCGTGTACGTGCTTAAAAGCCTCGACGAGACGGCCCTGCGCAAGCTGGTGCAGCGCGCGCTGACCGAAGAGCGGGGCCTGGGCAAGCGCAACCTGAGCCTCAGCGACGAAGGCTTCCAGATGCTGCTGTCGGCCGCCGACGGCGATGGTCGGCGTCTGCTCAACCTGCTGGAAAACGCCTCGGACCTGGCTGAAGACAACAGCGAAATCGGCACCGATCTCCTGCAAAGCTTGCTCGGTGACACTCGTCGTCGTTTCGACAAGGGCGGTGAAGCCTTCTACGACCAGATTTCCGCTTTACACAAATCGGTGCGTGGCTCCAACCCCGACGGCGCGCTGTACTGGTTCGCGCGCATGATCGACGGCGGTTGCGACCCGCTGTACCTGGCCCGGCGCGTGGTGCGCATGGCCAGCGAAGACATCGGCAATGCCGACCCGCGCGCCCTCAGCCTGTGCCTGGCGGCGTGGGAAGTGCAGGAGCGCCTGGGCAGCCCCGAAGGCGAACTGGCGGTGGCCCAGGCCATCACCTACCTGGCTTGCGCACCGAAAAGCAACGCGGTGTACATGGGCTTCAAGACTGCCCTGCGTGCCGCTGCCGAGCACGGTTCGCTGGAAGTGCCTCTGCACCTGCGCAATGCGCCGACCAAGCTGATGAAGCAATTGGGCTATGGTGACGAATACCGCTATGCCCACGACGAACCGGATGCTTATGCCGCCGGGGAAGACTATTTCCCGGAAGAGCTCGAGCCGATCCCGTTCTATCAACCGGTGCCCCGTGGCCTGGAGTTGAAAATCGGCGAGAAGCTCAATCACTTGGCAAAACTCGACCGTTTAAGCCCTAGGCAGCGGAGAAAATAG
- the lolA gene encoding outer membrane lipoprotein chaperone LolA has protein sequence MRLIRMLLLPVLAFTTLSAHADDKDVARLTQLLEKSQTLSARFSQLTLDGSGTQLQETTGQMSLQRPGLFYWHTDAPQEQLMVSDGKKVSLWDPDLEQVTIKTLDQRLTQTPALLLSGDVSKISQSFDISAKEAGGVIDFTLKPKTKDTLFDNLRLSFRNGLVNDMQLIDSVGQRTNILFTGVKANEPIPASKFKFDIPKGADVIQE, from the coding sequence ATGCGTCTTATCCGCATGTTGCTGTTGCCGGTACTGGCTTTCACCACCCTCTCGGCCCATGCCGATGACAAGGACGTGGCGCGTCTGACTCAACTGCTGGAAAAGTCCCAGACCCTGAGTGCGCGTTTCTCCCAGCTGACCCTCGACGGCAGCGGTACCCAGTTGCAGGAAACCACCGGCCAGATGTCGCTGCAGCGCCCGGGCCTGTTCTACTGGCACACCGATGCGCCGCAGGAACAGTTGATGGTTTCCGATGGCAAGAAGGTCTCCCTGTGGGACCCGGACCTGGAGCAGGTCACCATCAAGACCCTCGACCAGCGCCTGACCCAGACCCCGGCGCTGCTGCTCTCCGGTGATGTGTCGAAGATCAGCCAGAGTTTTGATATCAGTGCCAAGGAAGCCGGCGGCGTGATCGATTTCACCCTCAAGCCGAAAACCAAGGACACCCTGTTCGACAACCTGCGCCTGTCGTTCCGTAATGGCCTGGTCAACGACATGCAACTGATCGACAGCGTCGGCCAGCGCACCAATATCCTGTTCACCGGTGTAAAAGCCAACGAGCCGATCCCGGCGTCCAAGTTCAAGTTCGACATCCCCAAGGGTGCCGATGTGATCCAGGAATAA
- the ftsK gene encoding DNA translocase FtsK translates to MKKSTAAPKPVVPLWRQHLHYRLKEGALIAIGALCLFLMMALLTYGKDDPGWSHNSKIDDVQNFGGPAGSYSADILFMVLGYFAYIFPLLLAIKTYQIFRQRHDPWEWSGWLFSWRLIGLVFLVLSGAALAHIHFHAPTGLPAGAGGALGESLGELAKNALNIQGSTLMFIALFLFGLTVFTDLSWFKVMDVTGKITLDLFELFQGAANRWWAARTERKQLVAQLREVDDRVHSVVAPTVTDKREQAKVKERLIEREQALSKHMSEREKQVPPVIAPAPPKPAAPSKRVEKEKQAPLFVDSAVEGTLPPISILDPAEKKQLNYSPESLAAVGHLLEIKLKEFGVEVSVDSIHPGPVITRYEIQPAAGVKVSRISNLAKDLARSLAVTSVRVVEVIPGKTTVGIEIPNEDRQIVRFSEVLSTPEYDNFKSPVTLALGHDIGGKPIITDLAKMPHLLVAGTTGSGKSVGVNAMILSILFKSGPEDAKLIMIDPKMLELSIYEGIPHLLCPVVTDMKDAANALRWSVAEMERRYKLMAKMGVRNLSGFNQKVREAQEAGTPLTDPLYNRDSIHDEAPLLTKLPTIVVVVDEFADMMMIVGKKVEELIARIAQKARAAGIHLILATQRPSVDVITGLIKANIPTRMAFQVSSKIDSRTIIDQGGAEQLLGHGDMLYMPPGTSLPIRVHGAFVSDDEVHRVVEAWKLRGAPEYNDDILAGVEEAGSGFENGGGGGDDDAETDALYDEAVQFVLESRRASISAVQRKLKIGYNRAARMIEAMEMAGVVTSMNTNGSREVLAPGPVRD, encoded by the coding sequence TTGAAGAAATCCACCGCAGCACCTAAACCAGTCGTTCCGCTTTGGCGTCAACACCTGCACTACCGACTCAAGGAAGGTGCGTTGATCGCCATCGGGGCCTTGTGCCTGTTCCTGATGATGGCCTTGCTGACCTATGGCAAGGACGATCCGGGCTGGAGCCACAACAGCAAGATCGATGACGTGCAGAACTTCGGCGGCCCGGCGGGCTCCTACAGCGCCGACATCCTGTTCATGGTGCTGGGGTATTTCGCCTATATCTTCCCGCTGTTGCTGGCGATCAAGACCTATCAGATCTTCCGCCAGCGCCACGATCCGTGGGAGTGGAGCGGCTGGCTGTTCTCCTGGCGCCTGATTGGCCTGGTGTTCCTGGTGTTGTCGGGCGCAGCCTTGGCCCACATCCATTTCCATGCCCCCACCGGCTTGCCGGCCGGCGCCGGTGGTGCGCTGGGCGAAAGCCTGGGTGAGTTGGCCAAGAATGCGCTGAACATCCAGGGCAGCACCCTGATGTTCATTGCGCTGTTCCTGTTCGGCCTGACCGTGTTTACCGACCTGTCGTGGTTCAAGGTAATGGACGTCACCGGCAAGATCACCCTCGACCTGTTCGAACTGTTCCAGGGTGCCGCCAATCGCTGGTGGGCCGCGCGTACCGAGCGCAAGCAACTGGTCGCGCAATTGCGTGAAGTGGATGATCGGGTGCATAGCGTCGTCGCACCGACCGTGACCGACAAACGCGAGCAGGCCAAGGTCAAGGAACGCTTGATCGAGCGCGAGCAGGCCCTGAGCAAGCACATGTCCGAACGCGAGAAACAGGTCCCGCCGGTGATCGCCCCGGCGCCACCGAAACCCGCCGCCCCAAGCAAGCGCGTGGAGAAAGAGAAGCAGGCGCCGTTGTTCGTCGACAGCGCCGTGGAAGGCACCTTGCCGCCGATCTCTATTCTCGACCCGGCGGAAAAGAAACAACTCAACTATTCGCCTGAGTCGCTGGCGGCGGTCGGGCATCTGCTGGAAATCAAACTCAAGGAGTTCGGGGTCGAGGTCTCGGTGGACTCGATTCACCCGGGTCCGGTGATTACCCGCTACGAAATCCAGCCGGCGGCGGGGGTCAAGGTCAGCCGTATTTCCAACCTGGCGAAAGACCTCGCGCGCTCGCTGGCTGTGACCAGTGTGCGGGTGGTGGAAGTGATTCCGGGCAAGACCACGGTCGGTATCGAGATTCCCAACGAAGACCGGCAGATCGTGCGCTTCTCCGAAGTGCTGTCGACCCCGGAATACGACAACTTCAAGTCGCCGGTGACCCTGGCCCTGGGCCACGACATCGGCGGCAAGCCGATCATCACCGACCTGGCCAAAATGCCGCACCTGCTGGTGGCTGGTACCACCGGTTCCGGTAAGTCGGTGGGGGTCAACGCAATGATCCTGTCGATCCTGTTCAAGTCCGGCCCGGAAGACGCCAAGCTGATCATGATCGACCCGAAAATGCTTGAATTGTCGATCTACGAAGGCATTCCGCACCTGCTCTGCCCGGTGGTCACCGACATGAAGGACGCCGCCAACGCCCTGCGCTGGAGCGTGGCCGAGATGGAGCGGCGCTACAAGCTGATGGCCAAGATGGGGGTGCGTAACCTGTCCGGTTTCAACCAGAAGGTGCGCGAGGCGCAAGAAGCCGGCACGCCGTTGACCGACCCACTGTACAACCGCGATAGCATTCACGACGAAGCGCCGCTGCTGACCAAGCTGCCGACCATCGTCGTGGTCGTCGACGAATTCGCCGACATGATGATGATCGTCGGCAAAAAAGTTGAAGAACTCATCGCTCGTATCGCGCAGAAAGCCCGTGCGGCCGGTATCCACCTGATTCTCGCGACCCAGCGTCCATCGGTGGACGTGATCACCGGTCTGATCAAGGCCAACATCCCGACGCGCATGGCGTTCCAGGTGTCGAGCAAGATCGACTCGCGGACCATCATCGACCAGGGCGGCGCCGAGCAACTGCTGGGCCACGGTGACATGCTCTACATGCCACCTGGCACCAGCCTGCCAATCCGGGTGCACGGTGCGTTCGTTTCCGATGACGAGGTTCACCGCGTGGTGGAGGCCTGGAAATTGCGCGGCGCTCCGGAATACAACGACGACATCCTCGCCGGTGTCGAAGAAGCCGGCAGCGGCTTTGAAAATGGCGGCGGCGGTGGTGACGATGACGCCGAAACCGATGCGCTCTACGACGAAGCCGTGCAGTTCGTGCTCGAAAGCCGCCGCGCGTCCATCTCGGCGGTGCAGCGCAAGCTCAAGATCGGCTACAACCGCGCGGCGCGCATGATCGAAGCCATGGAAATGGCCGGGGTCGTGACCTCCATGAATACCAACGGCTCGCGTGAAGTCCTGGCCCCTGGCCCGGTGCGCGACTGA